AGCTGGGCTGGGGTGGCTGGTGGTTCTGGGATCCGGTGGAGAACGCCTCGTTCATGCCGTGGCTGGTGGGCACGGCGCTGATGCACTCGCTGGCGGTGACCGAGAAGCGCAGCGCCTTCAAGAGCTGGACGGTGCTGCTCGCCATCTTCACCTTCTCCCTGAGCCTGCTGGGCACCTTCCTGGTGCGCTCCGGGGTGCTGACCTCGGTCCACGCCTTCGCCACCGATCCGGCGCGCGGGCTCTTCATCCTCCTCTTCCTCGGCGTCGTCGTCGGGGGCTCGCTGGTGCTCTACGGTTGGCGCGCGGCCGAGGTGCGCGGGGTCGGGACCTTCGCCCTCTTCTCCCGCGAGACGCTGCTGCTGATCAACAACGTGGTGCTGGTGGTGGTGATGGGGACGGTCCTGCTGGGCACCGTCTACCCCCTCGCCGTGGACGCCCTGGGCGTGGGCAAGATCTCGGTGGGGCCGCCCTACTTCAACCGCGTTTTCGTGCCGCTCATGGCGCCGCTGATGTTCCTCATGGTGGTGGCGCCCCACGTGCGCTGGAAGGAGGACGATCCCCTCGCCGTGGCGCGGCGGCTGCGCTGGACCCTGGCCGCGGCGGTGCTGCTCGGGGCGGCCTGGAACCTCGCCGTGGCCGGCACGCTCTCGGCGGGGGTGGCGGCGGCACTGGCGCTCGCGGCCTGGATCGTCCTCGCGACGCTGCAGGAGGTCTACGCGCGCGCGACGCGCCATCGGGCGTTCCTGCCGGGGCTCGCCGCCCTGCCGCGGGCGCACTGGGGCATGGTGCTGGGGCACCTGGGGGTGGCGGTCTTCATCGTCGGCGCGGCGCTGTCGAGCGCCTACAGCGTCAGCCGGGACGTGCGCATGGCGGAGGGCGACGCCCAGACGCTGGGCGGCTACCGCTTCGTGCTCCAGCGGCTCGAGCCGCGTGAGGGGCCCAACTACACGGGCACCGCGGGGGTCTTCGAGGTCTACCGGGACGGGCGCCTGATCGGCGAGCTCCACGCCGAGAAGCGGATCTACACCGTGCAGCGCATGCCCATGACCGAGGCCGGCATCGACCCGGGGGTCACGCGCGACCTCTACGTGGCCATGGGCGAGCCGCTCGACGACGGCCGCTCCTGGGCCGTGCGCCTCAACGTCAAGCCCTTCCAGCGCTGGATCTGGCTCGGCGGCGTCTTCATGGTGATCGGCGGGCTGCTGGCGGCCACCGACCGCCGCTACCGGCTCGCGGTGCGGCGGCAGGCGGCGCGCCTCGCCGCCCTCGGGGGGCAGGAGGCATGAGGCTGCGCTACCTGCTGCCGGCGGCGGTCTTCGCCGCCCTCGTCGCCCTCTTCGCCGTCGGGCTCGGGCTCGACCCGAAGCGGGTGCCCTCGCCGCTCATCGACAAGCCGGCGCCGGAGTTCGCCCTCCCGAGCCTGCACGATCCGGAGCGGATCGTGCGCCGCGACGACCTCAAGGGCCGGGTCTACCTGTTCAACGTCTGGGCGAGCTGGTGCGTCTCCTGCCGCGCCGAGCACCCGCTGCTGGTGGAGCTTGCGCGCCGCGGCGAGGTCCCCATCTACGGCCTCAACTACAAGGACGAGCGCGGGGCGGCGTTGGCCTGGCTCGCCGACCTCGGGGACCCTTACACCGACAGCCTCATGGACCGCGACGGGCGCGTCGGCATCGACTGGGGCGTCTACGGGGTGCCCGAGACCTTCGTCGTCGACCGCAACGGGATCATCCGCTACAAGCAGATCGGTCCCATCACGCCCGAGGCGCTCAACGAGACCATCCTGCCGCTGGTGCAGCGGCTCAAGCGGGAGCAGGGGTGATGAGGCGGAGGCTGCTCGCCTTGCTGGTGCTGCTCGCGGCGGCGGCGCCGGCCTGGTCCGTGATCGAGGTCTACCAGTTCCAGGACCCGCAGCAGGAGGCGCGCTTCAAGCGCCTGACCCAGGAGCTGCGCTGCCTGGTGTGCCAGAACCAGAACATCGCCGACTCCAACGCGGATCTGGCCAAGGACCTGCGCCAGGAGGTCTACGAGATGATCGTCGCGGGCAAGCGCGACGAGGAGATCATCGGCTTCCTCACCGCCCGCTACGGCGACTTCGTCCTCTACCGGCCGCCCTTCAAGGCCACCACCGCCCTGCTCTGGGTCGGGCCCTTCGTGCTCGTGGTGGTGGGGGTGGTGGTGCTCATCCACTTCGTGCGCAGCCGCCAGCGCGCCGTGCCGGCCGAGCTCAGCCCCGAGGAGCGGGCGCGGCTCGAGGCGCTGCTCGCCGGCCGCGACGGGGAGGAGCGGCGATGAGCGCCTTCTGGGCGGCGGCGGCGGCCATGGTGGCGCTGGCGCTCGCGCTGGTGGTGCCGCCGCTCATGGGGCGCGGGCGCGCCGCCGGCGTGGCGCGGCGCGAGCTCAACGTCGCCATCTTCCAGGACCGCCTGGCGGAGCTCGAGCGGGATCTTGCCGACGGCGTCATCGACGAGGCCCACTACCGCGAGGCGCGGGCGGAGCTCGAGCGCGACCTGCTCGAGGACGTGGCGGGCGCGGAGCCGGAGGAGCGGCTGCGTCGGGGCGGTGTGCCCTGGGCCGGCGTCGTCGTCGCCCTCGTCGTTCCGGCCCTGGCCGGCGGGCTCTACTGGCGGCTGGGCGCGCCGCAGCTCGCCGCCGGCACGGCGCCGCCGCCGCAGGCGGCGGGGGATATGACCATCGAGCAGATGGTGGCGCGGCTCGCCGAGCGGCTGCAGCGCCAGCCCGACGACGGCGAGGGCTGGCGCATGCTCGGCCGCTCCTATCTGGTGATGGGCCGCTTCCCGGAGGCGGTGGAGGCCTACCGGCGGGCCCAGCGGCTGCTCGGCGACGAGCCGCAGGTCCTGGTGGGGCTCGCCCAGTCGCTCGCCCGCGTCAACGGCGACCGTCTCGTGGGGGAGCCGGAGCGGCTGCTGCGGCGGGCCCTGGAGCGGGAGCCGGCCAACACGGAGGCGCGCCTGCTCGCGGGGTTCGCCGCCTTCCAGCGCGGCGGCTTCGCCGAGGCGGTCCGGCACTGGGAGCAGGTCCAGTCGAGCCTGCCCCCCGGCAGCGAGGCGGCCAAGGTGGTCGCCGACTATCTCGCCCAGGCGAGGGCGCGGCTCGGCGGGGCCGAGGGGGCGCCCGCGGCCGCCGCCGCGGCCGTGGTGGAGGTGCAGGTGCGGCTCGCCGAGGCGCTGCGGGACAAGGTGCGGCCGGACGACACGGTCTTCGTCTTCGCGCGGGCGCCGGACGGTCCGCCCATGCCGCTCGCGGTGAAGCGGTTGCGGGTCCGCGACCTGCCGGCGCAGGTGCGCCTCGACGACGGCGACGCCATGACCCCGCAGGCGCGGCTGTCCCAGTACGGGGAGGTGATCGTGGGCGCGCGCGTCTCGCGCAGCGGCGAGGCACGGGCCCGCAGCGGCGACCTCCAGGGCAGCGCCGGCGTCGTCCGTCCGGGCCAGGGCCCGGTCACCGTCGTCATCGACCAGGAGGTCCTGTAGGGTTCCGCGGCGGGGGCTGCGCGTCCCCGGTCCCCCAAGCCCGGCGCCCACGCCCCGTTCCCCACCTTGATCCATATCAAGGATTCCTGAGCGCCAGCCGCGGTTTCCTGTTCCGGCACTGGAACCGCAACCAGGGGGGACTTGCGCGATGGCGACGACCTTCACCAAGTCCATGGCACGCAACATCTTCTACGGAGGGGCGGTCTTCTTCTTCCTGCTCTTCCTGGCGCTGACCATGGACACGACCTACAACCGGCTGCCGCAGCGAGACAACCGCCAGGCGATCACGGAGCAGGTGGCCCTGGGCAAGCGGGTGTGGGAGGAGAACGACTGCATCGGCTGCCACACGCTGCTCGGCGAGGGGGCGTACTTCGCGCCCGAGCTCGGCAACGTGTACAAGCGGCGCGGTCCGGACTTCATCAAGGCCTGGATCAAGGCGCAGCCGAGCGGCGTGCCGGGGCGGCGGCAGATGCCGCAGTTCAACCTCAGCGAGGAGGAGCTGGACGCGCTGGTGGCCTTCTTCAAGTACGTCTCCGAGATCGACACCAACGCCTGGCCGCCCAACATCGAGGGCTGAGGGGAGGAGAGGACCATGCAGTACCGTTCGCAGGCGGTCGCCAAGCCCTACTTCGTGGCCGCGATCGCCCTCTTCGTGGGGCAGATCCTGTTCGGCCTGATCATTGGGCTGCAGTACGTGGTCGGGGACTTCCTGTTCCCGGCGATTCCCTTCAACGTCGCCCGCATGGTGCACACGAACCTGCTCATCGTGTGGCTGCTGTTCGGCTTCATGGGGGCGGCCTACTACATCGTGCCCGAGGAGTCGGAGCGGGAGCTGGAAAGCCCCAAGCTTGCGCTGGCCCTGTTCTGGATCTTCCTCGTCGCCGGCGCGCTCACGATCCTGGGCTACCTGCTGGTGCCCTACGCCGGGCTCGCCAAGCTCACGGGCAACGGCGCCTTCCCCACCATGGGGCGTGAGTTCCTGGAGCAGCCGACGATCACCAAGCTGGGCATCGTCGTGGTCGCCCTGGGCTTCCTCTACAACATCGGCATGACCGTGCTGCGCGGGCGCAAGACGGTCATCTCGCTGGTGCTGCTGATGGGGCTCGCGGGCCTTGCGGTGTTCTTCCTGTTCTCGTTCTACAACCCCGACAACCTGGTCAAGGACAAGTACTTCTGGTGGTGGGTGGTGCACCTGTGGGTCGAGGGCGTGTGGGAGCTGATCCTGGGCTCGATCCTCGCCTTCGTGCTCATCAAGGTCACCGGCGTCGACCGCGAGGTGATCGAGAAGTGGCTCTACCTCATCATCGCCATGACCCTCATCACCGGCATCGTCGGCACCGGGCACCACTACTACTGGATCGGCACCCCGGGGTACTGGAAGTGGCTGGGCTCGGTCTTCTCGGCGCTCGAGCCCATCCCCTTCTTCATGATGACCGTGTTCGCCTTCAACATGGTCAACCGCCGTCGCCGTGAGCACCCCAACAAGGCCGCCACCCTGTGGGCGCTGGGGACCTCGGTGATGGCCTTCCTGGGGGCCGGGGTGTGGGGCTTCCTGCACACGCTGGCGCCGGTCAACTACTACACCCACGGCACCCAGATCACGGCGGCGCACGGCCACATGGCCTTCTACGGCGCCTACGTGATGATCAACCTCACGATCATCTCCTACGCCATGCCGCTGCTGCGCGGGCGCACCGCCGCCAACAGCAACCGCCAGCAGGTGCTGGAGATGTGGGCCTTCTGGCTGATGACCGTCTCCATCGTCTTCATCACGCTGTTCCTCACCGCCGCGGGCATCCTGCAGGTGTGGCTGCAGCGGGCCGCGGAGACGCCCATGCCGTACATGGTGGTGCAGGAGAAGATCGCGCTCTTCTACTGGCTGCGCGAGATCACGGGCCTCGTCTTCCTCGCCGGGCTGGTGGCCTACATCGCCAGCTTCTTCGTGGGCGCCGACGAGCCCGAGGCGGCTCTCGCCGGCGGCGGCGCGGTGCAGGGCGCGCCGGCGTCGCGGCTGCGCCGGGAGAGCCTGTAGCCGCAGGGTGAGCGCCGCCAGGGACGGCGGCGGACGGGATCCATCGAAGGCGGGGGGCGGAGGCCCCCTGCCTGGCTCCGGGGGGGCGACACGTGCACGGCTGCGCCATCGCGGGACGCCGTCTCTGCCCCGGCGAGGTGCGCCGGGACGGCCTTCCCGGCGACCTCGCGATCTGGTTCTTCATCTTCGCCGAGCTGCTCGCCTTCGCCGCCTTCTTCCTCGCCTACGCATGGACGCGGCGCTCGGCCCCCGAGCTCTTCGACGCCGGGCAGGCGGTGCTCGACCGGCGCGCCGCGCTGGCCAACACCCTGGCGCTGGTGGCGGCGAGCCTCGTGGTCGCCCGCGCCGTCGCCGAGGCGGCGGCCGGGCAGGGGCGGCGGGCGGCGGGCCTGCTCTGGGCGGGCTTCGGTCTCGGCGCCCTCTTTCTCCTCGTCAAGGGCTACGAGTACGCCCACCTCGCGGCCCTTGGTCACGGTCTCGAGGGGGAGCTCTTCTTCACCTTCTACTACCTGCTCACCGGCTTCCACGCCTTACACGTGGTCCTCGGCATGGTGATCCTTGCCTGGATGGCGGTGCGCGCAGGGCGCGGCGCCTATGATCTCGAGCAGCACGGGCTCGAGAGCGGGGCGAGCTACTGGCACATGGTGGATCTGGTGTGGCTGGTGCTCTTTCCGCTGGTCTACGTGCTGCACTGAAGGAGGAGGGCGGCATGCCCGGGATCGATCGCTGCACGAGGGTCTGGGTGCTGCTGTCGGCGCTCACGGTGGCGAGCTGGCTTCTCGCGGAGACGGCCGGCGGCTGGGTGGTGCCGGCGGCGCTCGCCATCGCCGTGGTCAAGGGCCAGGCGCTGGTGGACGACTTCATGGGGCTTCGCCGCGCGCCGCGCCGCTGGCGGGCGCTCGTCTCGGGCTGGCTCCTGGCGGTGTCGGCGGGGATCGGCGCGGCCTTCCTCACCTGAAGCGGAGAACGGCGCATGAACGAGACGGGCAAGGTCCGGGCGGGCGAGGCTGCACCCAAGGGGATTCCCTTCTACCTGCCCCAGGGCAACGAGTGCGCGCTCTTCGAGCACGCCTGGCGCAACCGCCTGCCCCTGCTCATCAAGGGGCCCACCGGATGCGGCAAGACCCGGTTCGTGGCCCACATGGCGGCGCGCCTGGGGCGGCCGCTCATCACCGTCGCCTGCCACGACGACCTCACCGCGGCCGACCTCGTGGGACGGCACCTCATCGGCGACGGCGTCACCTACTGGGCCGACGGGCCGCTGACCCGGGCCGTGCGCGAGGGCGGGATCTGCTACCTGGACGAGGTGGTGGAGGCGCGCAAGGACACCACCGTGGTCCTGCACCCCCTCACCGACGACCGCCGCATCCTGCCCATCGAGCGCACCGGCGAGGTGCTCGAGGCGCCGCCCGAGTTCATGCTCGTGGTCTCCTACAACCCCGGCTACCAGAACCTGCTCAAGGGCCTGAAGCCGAGCACGCGCCAGCGCTTCGTGGCCATCCGCCTGGGGTTTCCGCCGCCGGAGCTGGAGCGGCGCATCGTCGCCCACGAGGGCGGGGTCGACGAGGCCCTCGCCGGGCGGCTGGTGCAGCTCGGCCAGGCCCTGCGCAACCTCACCGAGCACGACCTCGAGGAGGGCGCGAGCACGCGGCTGCTGGTCTATGCGGCGCGGCTGGTGGCGAGCGGGGTCCACCTGCGCGAGGCCTGCCAGGTGGCGCTGGTGGAGAGTCTCACCGACGACGAGGACACCGTCTCGGCGCTGGCGGAGGTGGTGGATGCCGTCCTCGGCGCATGAGGCACGCGGCCAGGAGGTGGCGGTGGCGGCCGAGGCGCTCTATCTCGCCAACCTCCTGGTGGCCCCGGGGCTCGCCTTCGCGCTGCTGCTGTGGCTCTGGCGGCGCACGCGGCCGGCGCCCCCGCTTGCCGCCTGTCATCTGCGCCAGACCCTCACGGCGAGCCTCTGGGCGGGCTTCCTTCTCGTGGTGGTGGCGGCCGGGGTGGCGATGCTCGGCGGCATCGAGGCCCCGCCGACGTGGGTCTTCCTGATCCTCTACTTCACCACCTTCCACTCGATGCTGGTCCTCTTCGGCGCCGTGGGGCTCGCCCGGGCCATGGCCGGCCGGCCCTACCGCTACCCCCTGTTCGGGGCGCCCTGCCCGGAGGTGGGGCCGTGAGCGGGAAGGCGGCGCGGCTGCAGCGGCGGCGCCTGGCGACGCGGCTCGCCTTCTTCGCCCTCTTCGTCCTGGCCCCGCCCCTGGACCTGTTCCGCCTCGACCTCACCCGCGGCCACTTCGTCCTCTTCGGCTGGGACTGGACCCTGGGCCTGGAGCCGTTCCTGCGCGGCGAGATCGGGGCGGGCGAGGTCACGGTGAACCTCCTCCTGCGCGGGCTGCTCCCCATCGTCCTCGTGGTCGGCGTCTTCTTCTGGGTCTCCTGGCGCTGGGGGCGGCTCTACTGCGGCTGGCTCTGCCCGCACTTCTCCGTGGTGGAGCTCATCAACGGGCTGATGCGCCGCGCGGGCGGCCGGCCGTCGCTGTGGGAGCGCGAGCCGCTGCCGCAGGAGCGCCCGGACGGCACCCGGGAGCGGCGCGATCGGCGCTGGTGGTGGGCGGTGTGGCCTGCGGTGGGCGGCTTCGCCTTCCTGTGGGCGCTGGTGCTGCTCACCTATCTGATGCCGCCGGCCGAGATCTACGGCGGTCTCCTGCGCGGCGGGCTCGGCCGCTACGAGACCGTCTTCCTGGCGGCGGCGACGGCGGTCTTCACCATCGAGTTCGCCCTCGCCCGCCACCTCTTCTGCCGCTACGGCTGCGCGGTGGGGCTGTTCCAGAGCTACGTCTGGATGGCCAACCGGCGGGCGATGGTGGTGGGCTACGACCGCACCCGCGCCGAGGCCTGTGCCGACTGCCTCGGGCACTGCGAGCATGTCTGCCCGATGCGGCTCAAGCCCCGCGCCATCAAGCGGCGCATGTTCGCCTGCGTCCAGTGCGCCCGCTGCATCCAGGCCTGCGACGAGACGCGGGCGCGCCACGGCGACGAGGGTCTGCTCACCTGGGTGCGCGACGCCTGCGCCCTCGACGTCTCCTGGCGCGACATCGGCCGCCCCTACGTCTGCACCGCGCCGGACTGCTTCCTGCGCCACCGCGACCGCCTCCACGGGAGGGCAGCGACGTGGAAGAATCCGTCGGTCTCCTCTGGCACCGGCTGATCACCCGCGCGGCCGGGCGCGGCCATCCCGAGGCGGCGGTGACCCTGGAGGCCGTCCGTCCCGTGGTGGGCATGCTCTTCCGCGCCGCCGGCGGGGGCGGGGGGGTCGCCGTCACCGCGGGGGCGGCCCGGCGCCACGGCGCCCGCCGGCGGCTTCTCGAGCGCATCGCCGGCAGCGGGGAGCGCGCGGAGCTGGCCTCGGTGGACGCCGAGGCCCTGCGGCTGCCGCCGTGCATCGATCTCTTTCCCGAGGCCGCCCTCAACCGCGACCTCTATCTCTGGCTCGCCGCCCTCGCCGCCGCGCCGGGGCCTGCGGCGGGCGGCGAGGACGCCTGGCTTGCCGCCAACCAGTGGCGCACCCGCTGGGTGCTGGGGCGCCTGCCGGGGATGCGGCCCCGCTACCGGCGGCTGGTGGCGGCGCATCTCGCCCGGCGCCCGGACCCGGCGCGGCTGCGCGGGGCGGAGGCGGCGCGGGAGCGGGCCGTGCGCGAGGCCCTCGAGCGGCCGGGGACGGTGACGGCGTGGCCGGCGGCGGGGCCGCCGGTGCACCCGGTGCCGCTCTGGCTCTACCCGGCGCCGGAGGGGCGCGGCGACGGCGGCCAGGGAGCCGAGGGCGACGGCGGCGGCGGGCGGGCGCGCAGCGGCGGGCGCCGCCACGCCGCGGAGCGGGTGGCGCTGCCGCAGCGCCGCGGCGGGCTGCTGCTCAACCGCTTCGAGGTCCTCATGACCCTCGGCGAGTACGTGCGCGTGCACCGCGAGCCCGAGGAGGGGGAGGCCGACCCGGCGGCGGCGGACGATCTCGACCACCTCAGCGTCGCCCGCGGCGGCCGGTCGGTGGCGTCCAGGGTGCGCTTCGACCTGGACCTGCCGGCGGCCGAGGCCGACGACCGTCCCCTCGGGCCCGGCATCCGCCTGCCCGAGTGGGACTGGCGCCGCGGCCGGTTGCTGCCGGAGCGCTGCCTGGTGCGGCCCATGGTGGCGGCCCGCGCGGCCCCGGCGGTCCTGCCGGCGCATCTGCGCCGGCCGGCGCGGCGGCTGCGCCGCCACTTCGAGGCCCTGGCCCCGGGCCGGCTCTGGCACCGGCGCCGCCCCGAGGGGCAGGAGCTGGATCTCGAGGCGCTGCTGGAGTTCAGCGCCGACCGCCTGCGCGGGCGGGCCGACGCCGAGCGCGGCCTCCACTGCGCCCTGGACCGGGGCGGGCGCAGCCTCTCGTGCCTGCTGCTTGCCGACCTCTCCCTCTCCACCGATGCCTGGATCGGCGAGTCGGGTCGGGTCATCGACGTCATCCGCGACAGCCTCTTCCTCTTCGCCGAGGCCCTCGCCGCCACCGGCGACCGCTACGCCATCTACGGCTTCTCCTCGCGCCGGCGCGAGCACGTGCGCATGAATCTCATCAAGGCCTTCCACGAGCGCTACGATGCGGCGGTGCGCGGGCGCATCGCCGCGGTGCGGCCGGGCTACTACACCCGCATGGGGGCGGCGGTCCGCTATGCCACGCGGCTCCTTGCGGCGGAGCGCGCGGCGCGGCGCCTGCTGCTGCTGCTCACCGACGGCAAGCCCAACGACCTCGACCACTACGAGGGCCGCTACGGGATCGAGGACACGCGCGAGGCGGTGCGGGAGGCGCGGCGCCAGGGGCTCGTGCCCTTCTGCGTCACCATCGACGAGGAGGGCGCGGCCTATCTGCCCCATCTCTTCGGGAGCGAGGGCTTCGTGGTGGTGCGCAGGCCGGGGGAGCTGCCGCGGGAGCTGCCGCTGCTCTACGCCCGGCTGACGGCATGAGGTGATCCATGGGGGAACAGGAGACGGCAAGGCTCGAGCGGCTGCGGGCGGAGGGTCGGGTCTTCACCGCCGCGCCCCATCGCGTGATGTTCTTCGGCGGTGCCCTGCAGCTGGTGGCGGTGGCGGTTTGGTGGGCGGCGGAGCTCGCCGCCCGCGCCGCCGGCACCGCCCTGTGGGCGCCGGTGGCGCCGGCGGCGGTGCACGGGGCGCTCATGGTGCTGGGCCTCTTCCCGTTCTTCGTCTTCGGCTTCCTCATGACCACCTACCCGCGCTGGATGGGCGGGCGGCCGGTGCCGGTGGCCGCCTACGTCGGGGCCTTCGCGGCCATGGCGGCGGGGGTGGTGGCGGTCTACGCGGGCCTGCTGGCGCAGGCCGCGGCCGTGGTGGCGGCGGGCTTCGGCGGCCTCGCCCTCGGCTGGGCGGTGGCCCTGGCGGCGCTGTGGCGGGTCTTCCGCACCGCGCCGGCGCCCGACAAGCGCTACGAGCGCTGGCTCAACGCCGCCCTCGCGGCGGGGCTCGCGGCCTGCGCCGCGACCGCCGTGGCGGTGGCGGCGGGACGGGGCGGTCCGGCCCTGCTCGCGGTGCGGCTCGCCCTGTGGTGGTTCCTGCTGCCGGTGCTGGCCACGGTGGCCCACCGCATGATCCCGTTCTTCTCCGAATGCGCCCTGGAGGGCTATCGCGGCTACCGGCCGCGGTGGAGCCTGCCCGCGATCAACGTCGGGCTCGGCCTGCACGGGCTGCTGGAGCTTGCGGGCCGGGGGGCATCGACCTGGCTCCCGGACGCCCTGGTCGCGGCGGTGGCGCTGCATCACAGCCTGCGCTGGGGCCTGCGCCGGGCCCTCGAGGTGCGCCTGCTGGGGGTGCTGCACCTGGCCTACCTCGCCTTCGGCATCGGCATGGCCCTGGGGGCGGCGGACGGGCTTGCGCGGCTCGCCGGCACGGCGGGGCTCGGACGGGCGCCGCTGCACGTCGTCACGGTGGGCTTCGCCGCGGCCATGGTGATCGCCATGGCGACGCGGGTCAGCCGCGGTCACTCCGGGCGGCCGCTGGTGATGGACGGGCTCGAGTGGGCGGTCTTCTGGTCCTTCGAGGCGGCCATGGTGCTGCGCGTGGTCGGCGAGCTCGTGCCGGGGGCGGGCTGGGCCTCGCCCAACCTCGTCGCGGCGGGGGTGTGGACGCTGGCGGCGGCGGCGTGGGCGGGGCGCTACCTCCCCGTCTACCTCAGGCCGCGCCTCGACGGCCGTCCGGGGTGAGCGCCATGGACCTGGTGATCGCGCGCCTGGTGCACGTCCTCGCGGTGGTGCTCTGGATCGGAGGCGTGGGGCTGGTGGCGCTGGTGCTCCTGCCGCAGCTTCGCGCCGAGCCCGACGCCGCCGCCGCCTTCGCCCGCTTCCGCGACGTCGTACGCCGCTTCGCCGCGATCGCGCGCTGGCTCGTGGCCCTTGCCGGCATCGCCGGGCTGCACATGCTGGCGCGGCTCGACGCCTGGGGGCGCTTCGCCGTGCCGCGCTTCTGGTGGATGCACGCCATGGTGGCGCTGTGGACGGTATTCTTCCTGGTGCTCTTCGTCGCGCAGCCCCTCGCCGAGCGGCGCGACCCGGCGCCGGACGACCCGGCCCGGGCGCTGCGCCTTGCCCAGCGCGCCCATTGGGTCCTGCTGGCGGCGAGCCTCGTCACCGTGGCCGCGGCGGTGGCGGGGGCCCACGGGGGGCTCTGAGCCTCAGCCGCCGGGCAGGAAGTCGATGGAGAAGGTCCCCTGCCACGGGGCCACGTCCCGCGGCTCGAAGCGCAGCAGGCGCACACGGGCCACGAGGCGGTCGAGGAAGGCACGGTCGTCGATCTCGCTGGAGAGCACGCGGCAGGCGGTGACGGTGCCGTCGGGGGCGATGGCGAGCTCGAGGACGACGCGTCCGCGGATGCCGATGCGGCGTCGCTGGGCGCGCCGGTAGAGGGCGTCGAAGGCCGCCTTGTGGCGGTCGAAGACGAGCTGGATCTCCTCGCTGGTGCGGGCGGCGGCGCGGCGCTCGCGTGCCGCCGCGGCAAGCTCCGGGGCCTGCACCTCGCGCACGGCGCCGGCGGCGAGGGGGGCGCCGCCCACCGCGGCCCCCGGCGCGGCGACCCCGCCGCTGCCTTCGCCCGCGCGGGCGGTGAGCAGGCGCCGCCCGCCGGCCCCGGTCTCCGCCGCCTTGCGGGTGGGCCGCGTCCCGGCCAGGGCCTCGGTGGCGGGCAGCTCGCGCAGCGCCGCAAGCTCGCCGGCGAGCGCCAGCAGCCCGGCCTGCCGCGCCCGCTCGCGGGCGGCGGCGATCTCCTGCGACGGCGCCGGCCTGCGCTGCGGGGGCGGTTTCGGCGCCGCCCGCTTCTCGGGCCGCGGGGGCTTCTCGGGCTCGGGCTTTGGTTCCGGCTCCTCCCGCCGCTCCACCCGCGGTGGCGGCGGTGGCGGTGCGGCCCGGCGCTGCTCGACGAGACGGGCAAGCCGCGGCGGCACGCGCTCCAGCTCCTGG
This genomic interval from Inmirania thermothiophila contains the following:
- a CDS encoding cbb3-type cytochrome c oxidase subunit I — translated: MQYRSQAVAKPYFVAAIALFVGQILFGLIIGLQYVVGDFLFPAIPFNVARMVHTNLLIVWLLFGFMGAAYYIVPEESERELESPKLALALFWIFLVAGALTILGYLLVPYAGLAKLTGNGAFPTMGREFLEQPTITKLGIVVVALGFLYNIGMTVLRGRKTVISLVLLMGLAGLAVFFLFSFYNPDNLVKDKYFWWWVVHLWVEGVWELILGSILAFVLIKVTGVDREVIEKWLYLIIAMTLITGIVGTGHHYYWIGTPGYWKWLGSVFSALEPIPFFMMTVFAFNMVNRRRREHPNKAATLWALGTSVMAFLGAGVWGFLHTLAPVNYYTHGTQITAAHGHMAFYGAYVMINLTIISYAMPLLRGRTAANSNRQQVLEMWAFWLMTVSIVFITLFLTAAGILQVWLQRAAETPMPYMVVQEKIALFYWLREITGLVFLAGLVAYIASFFVGADEPEAALAGGGAVQGAPASRLRRESL
- the ccmI gene encoding c-type cytochrome biogenesis protein CcmI yields the protein MSAFWAAAAAMVALALALVVPPLMGRGRAAGVARRELNVAIFQDRLAELERDLADGVIDEAHYREARAELERDLLEDVAGAEPEERLRRGGVPWAGVVVALVVPALAGGLYWRLGAPQLAAGTAPPPQAAGDMTIEQMVARLAERLQRQPDDGEGWRMLGRSYLVMGRFPEAVEAYRRAQRLLGDEPQVLVGLAQSLARVNGDRLVGEPERLLRRALEREPANTEARLLAGFAAFQRGGFAEAVRHWEQVQSSLPPGSEAAKVVADYLAQARARLGGAEGAPAAAAAAVVEVQVRLAEALRDKVRPDDTVFVFARAPDGPPMPLAVKRLRVRDLPAQVRLDDGDAMTPQARLSQYGEVIVGARVSRSGEARARSGDLQGSAGVVRPGQGPVTVVIDQEVL
- a CDS encoding cytochrome C oxidase subunit IV family protein, which codes for MPGIDRCTRVWVLLSALTVASWLLAETAGGWVVPAALAIAVVKGQALVDDFMGLRRAPRRWRALVSGWLLAVSAGIGAAFLT
- a CDS encoding heme lyase CcmF/NrfE family subunit; its protein translation is MIPELGHFSLILALCLALAQAFFPLVGASRGIPGWVAMARPAALGQWLFVAFAFGALTWSFVANDFSVAYVAANSNSRLPLAYRISAVWGGHEGSLLLWVFILATWTVAVAWLSRDLPATMVARVLAVMGMVAVGFYLFTLLTSNPFERLAPAPLDGRDLNPLLQDPGLVLHPPMLYMGYVGFSVAFAFALSALIGGRLDAAWARWSRPWTTVAWAFLTAGITLGSWWAYYELGWGGWWFWDPVENASFMPWLVGTALMHSLAVTEKRSAFKSWTVLLAIFTFSLSLLGTFLVRSGVLTSVHAFATDPARGLFILLFLGVVVGGSLVLYGWRAAEVRGVGTFALFSRETLLLINNVVLVVVMGTVLLGTVYPLAVDALGVGKISVGPPYFNRVFVPLMAPLMFLMVVAPHVRWKEDDPLAVARRLRWTLAAAVLLGAAWNLAVAGTLSAGVAAALALAAWIVLATLQEVYARATRHRAFLPGLAALPRAHWGMVLGHLGVAVFIVGAALSSAYSVSRDVRMAEGDAQTLGGYRFVLQRLEPREGPNYTGTAGVFEVYRDGRLIGELHAEKRIYTVQRMPMTEAGIDPGVTRDLYVAMGEPLDDGRSWAVRLNVKPFQRWIWLGGVFMVIGGLLAATDRRYRLAVRRQAARLAALGGQEA
- a CDS encoding cytochrome c-type biogenesis protein, yielding MRRRLLALLVLLAAAAPAWSVIEVYQFQDPQQEARFKRLTQELRCLVCQNQNIADSNADLAKDLRQEVYEMIVAGKRDEEIIGFLTARYGDFVLYRPPFKATTALLWVGPFVLVVVGVVVLIHFVRSRQRAVPAELSPEERARLEALLAGRDGEERR
- a CDS encoding DsbE family thiol:disulfide interchange protein, which translates into the protein MRLRYLLPAAVFAALVALFAVGLGLDPKRVPSPLIDKPAPEFALPSLHDPERIVRRDDLKGRVYLFNVWASWCVSCRAEHPLLVELARRGEVPIYGLNYKDERGAALAWLADLGDPYTDSLMDRDGRVGIDWGVYGVPETFVVDRNGIIRYKQIGPITPEALNETILPLVQRLKREQG
- a CDS encoding cytochrome c oxidase subunit 3: MHGCAIAGRRLCPGEVRRDGLPGDLAIWFFIFAELLAFAAFFLAYAWTRRSAPELFDAGQAVLDRRAALANTLALVAASLVVARAVAEAAAGQGRRAAGLLWAGFGLGALFLLVKGYEYAHLAALGHGLEGELFFTFYYLLTGFHALHVVLGMVILAWMAVRAGRGAYDLEQHGLESGASYWHMVDLVWLVLFPLVYVLH
- a CDS encoding c-type cytochrome, giving the protein MATTFTKSMARNIFYGGAVFFFLLFLALTMDTTYNRLPQRDNRQAITEQVALGKRVWEENDCIGCHTLLGEGAYFAPELGNVYKRRGPDFIKAWIKAQPSGVPGRRQMPQFNLSEEELDALVAFFKYVSEIDTNAWPPNIEG